Below is a window of Staphylococcus succinus DNA.
ATGAACGGAATATAACGAGTGAGATGCGCGAATCGTTCTTAGATTATGCGATGAGTGTTATCGTCTCACGTGCTTTACCAGATGTTAGAGATGGTTTGAAACCAGTACATCGACGTATTTTATACGGAGTAAACGAACAAGGTATGACACCTGATAAACCATATAAGAAATCAGCACGTATTGTTGGGGATGTAATGGGTAAATACCATCCCCATGGTGACTCATCTATTTATGAAGCAATGGTAAGAATGGCACAAGACTTCAGCTATCGATATCCTTTAATAGATGGACAAGGAAACTTCGGTTCAATGGATGGTGATGGTGCGGCTGCCATGCGTTATACAGAAGCACGTATGACTAAAATAACGCTAGAAATGCTTAAAGATCTTAATAAAGATACGATTGACTTTATTGATAACTATGATGGTAATGAAAGAGAGCCGTCAGTCTTACCATCAAGATTCCCTAACTTACTTGTGAACGGGGCATCAGGTATTGCGGTTGGTATGGCTACTAATATTCCACCACATAACTTAACTGAAGTTATCAATGGTGTGTTGAGTTTAAGTCATAATCCAGATATTACAATTGCAGAATTAATGGAAGATATTCAAGGTCCTGACTTTCCAACGGCGGGCTTGATCTTAGGCAAGAGTGGTATCCGTCGTGCATATGAAACTGGTCGTGGATCAGTTCAAATGCGTGCGCGTGCAGAAATCGAAGAACGTGGCGGTGGTCGTCAACGTATCATAGTTACTGAAATTCCATATCAAGTCAATAAAGCACGTATGATTGAAAAAATTGCAGAATTGGCACGTGATAAAAAGATAGAAGGTATCACTGATTTACGTGATGAAACAAGTTTACGTACCGGCGTACGTGTCGTTATCGATATACGTAAAGATGCGAATGCGAGTGTCGTACTAAATAACTTATATAAACAAACGCCATTACAAACTTCATTCGGTGTTAATATGATTGCCTTAGTTAAAGGTAGACCGAAACTTATAAATCTAAAAGAAGCTTTGGTTGAATACTTAGAACATCAAAAGATTGTTGTTAGAAGACGTACGATATACAATCTAAAAAAAGCACAAGATCGTGCGCATATCTTAGAAGGATTAAGAATTGCATTAGATAATATCGACGAAATTATAAGAGTGATTCGTGACTCAGATACAGATAAAGTTGCGATGGCAAGCTTACAAGAAGACTTCAAATTGTCTGAACGTCAAGCACAAGCTATTCTGGATATGCGTTTAAGACGTTTAACTGGTCTAGAACGAGGCAAGATTGAAGAAGAATATAATAATTTAATTGAATATATTAAAGAGTTAGAAGCTATTCTTGCAGACGAGGAAAAGTTATTACAAATTGTGCGTGATGAACTTATGGATGTTCGTGAGCGTTTTGGTGATGATCGTCTGACTGAAATTCAACTCGGTGGTTTAGATAATATTGAAGATGAGGACTTAATTCCTGAAGAACAAATTGTAATTACATTAAGTCACAACAATTATATTAAACGTTTACCAGTTTCAACATATAGAGCACAACATCGTGGTGGGCGTGGCGTACAAGGTATGAATACGTTAGAAGAAGACTTTGTCAG
It encodes the following:
- the gyrA gene encoding DNA gyrase subunit A — encoded protein: MAELPESRINERNITSEMRESFLDYAMSVIVSRALPDVRDGLKPVHRRILYGVNEQGMTPDKPYKKSARIVGDVMGKYHPHGDSSIYEAMVRMAQDFSYRYPLIDGQGNFGSMDGDGAAAMRYTEARMTKITLEMLKDLNKDTIDFIDNYDGNEREPSVLPSRFPNLLVNGASGIAVGMATNIPPHNLTEVINGVLSLSHNPDITIAELMEDIQGPDFPTAGLILGKSGIRRAYETGRGSVQMRARAEIEERGGGRQRIIVTEIPYQVNKARMIEKIAELARDKKIEGITDLRDETSLRTGVRVVIDIRKDANASVVLNNLYKQTPLQTSFGVNMIALVKGRPKLINLKEALVEYLEHQKIVVRRRTIYNLKKAQDRAHILEGLRIALDNIDEIIRVIRDSDTDKVAMASLQEDFKLSERQAQAILDMRLRRLTGLERGKIEEEYNNLIEYIKELEAILADEEKLLQIVRDELMDVRERFGDDRLTEIQLGGLDNIEDEDLIPEEQIVITLSHNNYIKRLPVSTYRAQHRGGRGVQGMNTLEEDFVSQLVTLSTHDNVLFFTNKGRVYKLKGYEVPELSRQSKGIPVVNAIELDSDEVISTMIAVKDLESEEDYLIFATLKGRVKRSALSNFAHINRNGKIAISFKNDDELIAVRLTDGQHDILIGTSHASLIRFPEDSLRPLGRTAAGVKGITLRDGDKVVGLDVTQSDSDDEILVVTENGYGKRTPVNDYRLSNRGGKGIKTATITERNGNIVCITSVNGQEDLMVVTNSGVIIRIDIQDISQNGRAAQGVRLIKLSDDQFVSTVAKVSEEDKAAEEAEDLETDNEALEIAQTEQLTQEESVNETVIEDDVPGNAIHTEDDADEDGRQEVRQDFMDRVNEDIDHADDEE